One window of the Manihot esculenta cultivar AM560-2 chromosome 14, M.esculenta_v8, whole genome shotgun sequence genome contains the following:
- the LOC110631269 gene encoding NEP1-interacting protein-like 2 isoform X1, with amino-acid sequence MRICVGPIMERIVETEGNRVLYSVPRLVAAAISGALTGLFALVGALTGAITGAFAGGASGCGFLRGAGIGAIAGAVLSVEVLEASRAYWGFEQSGSRGSSSMADFIEELLRGRFIDEQFSPAMLTAYYWQQVNVSNTSYDEIHYDDSEVVSRGLSGDSLKKLPCYTLDETKAKQTICCTICLQDMRIGEMARRLPHCHHTFHLTCVDKWLMQHVSCPICRQDV; translated from the exons ATGCGCATCTGTGTTGGTCCGATCATGGAAAGAATAGTGGAAACTGAAGGGAATCGGGTTCTCTATTCCGTTCCCAGATTGGTCGCTGCCGCTATCTCTGGGGCTCTCACGGGGCTTTTTGCTCTGG TTGGAGCTTTAACAGGAGCTATTACTGGTGCTTTTGCTGGCGGGGCTTCTGGTTGTGGTTTTCTTCGTGGGGCTGGAATAGGAGCCATTGCAGGTGCTGTGCTTTCTGTTGAGGTTTTGGAGGCTTCTCGCGCTTACTGGGGTTTTGAACAATCTGGTTCACGGGGCTCTTCATCTATG GCAGATTTCATAGAAGAGCTTCTTCGTGGGAGGTTCATAGATGAACAATTTTCACCAGCAATGCTAACTGCTTATTATTGGCAG CAGGTAAACGTTTCTAATACAAGTTATGATGAGATCCATTATGATGATAGTGAAGTTGTATCCAGAGGATTGTCAGGGGATTCATTGAAGAAATTGCCATGTTACACCTTGGATGAAACCAAGGCAAAACAGACCATCTGCTGTACAATATGCTTGCAG GATATGAGAATAGGGGAAATGGCAAGGAGATTACCCCATTGCCACCATACGTTCCACTTAACCTGTGTGGACAAGTGGCTTATGCAACATGTATCATGCCCCATATGCAGGCAGGATGTGTAG
- the LOC110631269 gene encoding NEP1-interacting protein-like 2 isoform X2 — MRICVGPIMERIVETEGNRVLYSVPRLVAAAISGALTGLFALVGALTGAITGAFAGGASGCGFLRGAGIGAIAGAVLSVEVLEASRAYWGFEQSGSRGSSSMADFIEELLRGRFIDEQFSPAMLTAYYWQVNVSNTSYDEIHYDDSEVVSRGLSGDSLKKLPCYTLDETKAKQTICCTICLQDMRIGEMARRLPHCHHTFHLTCVDKWLMQHVSCPICRQDV; from the exons ATGCGCATCTGTGTTGGTCCGATCATGGAAAGAATAGTGGAAACTGAAGGGAATCGGGTTCTCTATTCCGTTCCCAGATTGGTCGCTGCCGCTATCTCTGGGGCTCTCACGGGGCTTTTTGCTCTGG TTGGAGCTTTAACAGGAGCTATTACTGGTGCTTTTGCTGGCGGGGCTTCTGGTTGTGGTTTTCTTCGTGGGGCTGGAATAGGAGCCATTGCAGGTGCTGTGCTTTCTGTTGAGGTTTTGGAGGCTTCTCGCGCTTACTGGGGTTTTGAACAATCTGGTTCACGGGGCTCTTCATCTATG GCAGATTTCATAGAAGAGCTTCTTCGTGGGAGGTTCATAGATGAACAATTTTCACCAGCAATGCTAACTGCTTATTATTGGCAG GTAAACGTTTCTAATACAAGTTATGATGAGATCCATTATGATGATAGTGAAGTTGTATCCAGAGGATTGTCAGGGGATTCATTGAAGAAATTGCCATGTTACACCTTGGATGAAACCAAGGCAAAACAGACCATCTGCTGTACAATATGCTTGCAG GATATGAGAATAGGGGAAATGGCAAGGAGATTACCCCATTGCCACCATACGTTCCACTTAACCTGTGTGGACAAGTGGCTTATGCAACATGTATCATGCCCCATATGCAGGCAGGATGTGTAG